The following is a genomic window from Cryptococcus depauperatus CBS 7841 chromosome 2, complete sequence.
ACCATAACTCGTCATTCCACTCACTGCTGGTGGGAACTGGGAAAAGCTGTTGCCTTTAAGATTTAGATACCGTAACCGGCTGAGTTTTGCAAAAGAGTCTACTATAGACCAATCTCTTAACAAGTTGTACGATAATGCCAGTCTTTCACACTTGTATTAGTAGATGTAGGCGTCCATCAATAGTCAAGCCTCACCTCCAGACACCTTTATTGCCTTTGCcaactccattcttgaaCATCTCGACAGCCTCGAGGTCGATTCTCGCAATGTCTTTCCTGCTCAGATCCAGTGTatcaccatcatcatcacttttttccaaaacctGTTTGATCAACTTGACGACCTCTTCCCCTCCTTCCATATTTGCCGCCGCCATTGGTTCATTACCGTTTAACATAGCCATCTGAATAGTTGTAGGTGCGATAGATGATGTGACCAAGGTAGACGAATCGAGTGGGTACGGTTGGTCGGAGACGGTGTTTGCTCTTGGACGGTTTGGGGATTTGGGAGGAGGTAGAGGAGGTTCACCCCGCACAAGATTCCTTGGGCCCAATGAATGGCCATACCTCTCTCCCCCCTCAATCGGACTTGTCGCGCTCAATGTTGCTGATGAGCGACCCTGTccttgctgctgctgttgtgAATGATCTATCCCGTTTGTCACGATGGATAAATGTCTCGGTTGCCTTGTAGGCAAATGTGGATGAGGAATAAAAGGCAAAGCAGAATTCGAACGTAATCTGTTGGTAGAATGCAAAGGAAAGGAAGGTAGGGAATCAACGTCAATCCTCAACGTTGTCGGATTTGCCAACggagttggaagagacCCTTGTGTAGGAGTGGTCGTCAGCGTAGAATTGTTATCGACATCAACTCTTGTGGATGTGGTGACAGAAGAGCGCGGAGTGGTTGCTGAAGGGTTCAGTGCGGATTGAGTGATGCTGGGCGAAGAAGCTCGCAACATATCACGCTTCTTCCAGTTCAATGCActttttgtccttttcttctgctaCACACAACAGACGCGTACCACTACTAGTTCGCCTTTCAGCAGTAGTCAGGAAATGGCCAAAGGAAAAAGTGTGTGGGTTACGTGACCGTCTCTGTCGTTTCTCTCTCTGTCCCAGACGGCTACCACGCGTTTCCGTGCCCATACAGGGGTTGTTGTGTATGCAAGTAGAAATGCGAAATAGAAATACAAGATACAAAAATTCCACCCTTGGATATCCATTACATCTATTAAGAGTCCAGATCTATACAGATTTTGGACGAAAAAGTCaatgttacgtaatacTGATGAATCTATGGCAACTGAGCATTTTTCTTACTATTGATACTAGTCACTCTCTTTATCATGGACATAATATTTGACTTGTGCGCTATCAATCACCTATAGTGATTGAGGGGCATGCATCGCTTCTTTAAGAGCGCCGAGGGATGAAGATGCGGGTATTGTGTTAGAATGGACTGTCAACCGATACCACCATTGCTCTCGCCAGATTTCTAGCCAATGCTAATCTCACCTCAtccatttttctcttcGCAGTTTCAATTCCTCGTTCatttttatcttgtttgcttgATTGTTGGATATGTTTCTGTGTTTGACCAAAAGGATGCTCTGCACCATCGGAGGTAATTAAGTCTTCTGTACGACGAAGATAGTGTACGAGTTGACCGAGATAATTTTGTGGTGCAAAAGAGGCATTGTCAAGGACTTGCTGGAGCACTCGCATAAGCTCAAAGGTTTCGTTGGAATTGAACAAAATTTCAGAGTCTGAAGGTTGGTCAGCACTATCGTTCAGAATGGAAAAAATGACTTGCCTTCGAGCAAATCAATACTCTCGACTAGTAAGACTGCCCAGAAATCAACAGGCGCAATCTCGCTGGTTAGTAGGTTGACTATTTTCCCGGCGGCATTATCCCTCGCGTTTTGTTCTAGAAACAACAAGTAGTCTCGGAATTCTGAGAGAAACGTGATGCGTGAAGCAAAGACGGACATGACTGATTGCGATGAGAAATTGGTAGCTTTGATAGATGTAGACTGAAGTTGTGCAAGAGCTTCTGGGGCCTCTGACAAGAGAGTAGGAGGAAGTGTGTCGACTGTGTTGAGGTATTCCTCTGGACCTAAAGTCAATGCTTGTTAATCATACGAATAGTCGTTTGATTTAAAACCACGCTTACCGGCAATGGTGAAACGTTCCATAACTTTCTCCGCGATCCTCGCCAAAGCCCACCCATCACGCCCCATCAGAGCCAATGTAGCAGCCATCCCGAATTTGCCAGCATGCATCAATCTCTTGGCAAGCACTTGACTGATGTCTGTCCACACGTCTGGGAGGTTAAACTCAAAGCAAGCAGAGCGAACTTCCTCAAGCAGCTTCACAGCTTCGCCATCTTTACCTGACGCCGTTTCAAGAGTCTGCTCCACATCCatgccttcttcatcttggcCAAAGGCATCCACGTCAGAATTGGATTTAAAATCTTGCTCAAGTGGTATATAAACCCTCTTGAGCCACTCCGCGAGTCTTTCCCGCCCTTCTTCACCCGAGCCATTCAAATAGTCACAAACCACTCTCCAAAATGCTTTACCTTGAAGGCTATCTTGAAGCATCTGTGCGTATTCAAGAAGGAAATAATCTCGAAGAGAAGTTTCGAAAtgctcttcatcgtctgGGATCAAAGAGAGTTTGTCAAGAATGTCCGACAGATGGGCGGATAGCCATGGATTGAGGATGTATGTGCCCATGAGGGCTTTGACGATGTCTGCAGAGCAAAGTGAAGCTTGTATGATATGGTCAGTAAGCTCCTTGTCAATTGGCACTTTTTCCAGAATCATCCCCACTATTTCACTAGTTCACTTATAAGCTAGCTTCTATTATCACAAAGAGACTTACGGTAAATGATCTCTTCTCAAGTTCACATCCACCAAAATGCCCCAAGCCCCAAGAGCTTCCCTCCAATCACCAGCTTCCTGCAATACTCTCTCTGTTTTGCCTTCCATCAACTCGACAATCCCTCTGAAATCATCCTCCCACCTCTTGTATTCATCGTCAAACCACTTGCCTCTAGGCTTTCCCGATAACCAAGTTTGGAATTCAGAGCGAAATTTAACTAGCCACCGTTTATGAGCTTGAAGGAAATCCAAGTCAACGCGCCATCGAGATTCGATAGAGCGAGGGAACAGGGTGAGGTGCTGGGCTAATAAGATAGCAAGTTTGGATATGGGCTGGTATGGATGAGATGAGATCGAGCGGAGGAATGACGCTGCTGGGAGATGGAAGCCACGTAAGATTGATTGTGTAATGTATGGCCAAAATGAAGGGTGGTCGTATGGATTCTGTATAGACATGATTTCATTGCCTAGTTGGTTATCCGGAGCTATGATGACATGAGAGATGAACGTTGGCATAGTAACAAAACTTACCAATGTCAACTTCATTTACCCAGTCCAAAAGCTCTTCACCAACGAGCCCTTCGCCTTTTCCATCCACAGGAAGATATAATATCTCCGCCAGGTTGATTATATTATACGCATCAGAAAACTGGTCACGTAAAGTAGGATCCGTATCCGTTTGCGCTTTAAGATCACCAAGCTGATCAACATAAAGATCGGTCAATCTTCTCATGTTGACAACCGTCTCCGCATCAGGTGGTCCCAACAAATCTTGACGTCCAACAAGATTCCCTCTCTTATCCCACGACTCTGCGCCTGCGCCTCCAAAAGATGGGAATCTGGAGCGAGAATCCGCAAAGATTTGTTGTAATGAAGTGAAAAGCAGGTGAGACTCTGTATAGAGATAGACCAACGGTTGTGggaaagaattgagagaTACAAAAGACACCGTCTCGTcagagagagagagtaTTGGTTGCTTGCTTGAAGCTGCTTCTGAAGGCTACAGTTGCGTCAGCTGTATTTCCTCAATAATGATACTAAATATACCATTCGAGTCGCCCATACAGCCACTTCACCTCCAGCAGGCGACAACGCAGCTTTCATATACCTCCCAGAGGATTTCCACTGCGCCAAATCGCCTCGCGAATAAGCTTCAGGCTTCAAATAGAGAGTCTCTACTGGTTCTGTCGTGTCCACATCCATGTCTACGTTATTGGATGCTTGCTTTGTTGGTTCATGCTGTCTTGTCGTGTTGTGAGGTTGCAATGAGATCGGAATGGTCATTATATAATAGAAAACTTGTCTCTATTGTATAAGAATTTTGATATTTCATATATATTTTTAATGTAAAGTTGTAATTTTATAAACaactttttgaattgtaAAGTCAGACATGTCCGTCGTGTCCGCCATGTTCATGTCCGCCCTATCGGGCCGATACGGTGCCTTCGAATCTCTTTATTTGTGCTCACCGAGCTGACATTGACTTCTTTCCGctgatttcttttgtcattttcaatttctttcttcttctttctttctacAAGCTATAAATTTACTCTTTGAAATGTCTGGAAAACCTGCTTCTCGTGAGCGCTATCACACGTAGTAGTCAGCCCATTCCTAACCTACATAATAGAACTCCAGGCCTGGAAGAAACTTGAGTCTCTCCACTCCTCCAAGGCTTCCAAGCTCGTCTTGAAGGAGCTCTTTGCTGCAGACCCGAAACGATTTTCCAATCTCTCAAAGTCATTCACCTCCTCTGCCCCAAACGTGTCTATCCTCCTTGACTACTCCAAGAATCTTGTTGACGATGAAGTCCTCTCTACTCTCTTTGATCTCGCCCGTGAGGCCAATGTGGAGTCTTTCAGAGATGAAATGTTTGCCGGTAAACATATCAACACTTCCGAAGGTCGAGCGGTCTTGCACGTTGCTCTTCGTAACCCGCCAGCCGACAAGGgtggcttcaaaatctctGAAGCTGGTGTTGACGAGGTCCACTCTGTTCTGGCTCACATGAAGGAGTTTTCTAACGCCGTTCGCTCGGGTGCTTGGAAGGGCTACACTGGTAAGGCGATCGACACCATTGTTAACATTGGTATTGGTGGTTCTGATCTTGGACCCGTCATGGTCTGCGAGGCACTCAAGTACTACAGCAAGAGGGACTTGAAGACCTACTTTGTTTCCAATATTGATGGTACGGACATGGCCGAGGTTCTCAAAATTTGCAACCGGGAGAGCACCCTATTTATCGTTGCTTCTAAAACTTTTACTACCCAAGAAACCATTACCAATGCTGAGAGCGCAAAGTCATGGTTCCTTGAGGAAGCTAAAGACGTATGTGCTGGAGATGGCGATATGCTATATCAATGCACTTGCTGATACGCTCAACCAATGTAGAAGGCTCATGTTGCCAAACACTTTGTTGCCCTTTCCACAAACACCAAGGGTGTTACCGAGTTTGGTATCTCCGAGGCCAACATGTTTCAATTCTGGGACTGGGTTGGTGGCAGATACTCTTTATGGTCCGCTATTGGTCTGTCCATCTGCTTGGCTATCGGTTATGACAACTTCCAAGAGTTGCTCAATGGCGCCCATGCTATGGATAAGCATTTCAAAGAGACTAAATTAGAGGAGAACCTGCCTGTCATCTTGGCTTTAATTGGCATCTGGTACAATGACTTTTATGGTGAGtgctttccttcttgacaCTAATCATGATATGCTTAAAAGAACGAAAGGTTCTCAGACCCAGGCCCTTTTGCCCTATGATCAGTACCTCAAAAAATTTGCCGATTACTTCCAGCAAGGCGATATGGAATCAAATGGCAAGAGTGTTACCAAGGATGGTTCTCGAGTCAACTATGAGACTGGCGTAAGATTCATTTGCTCTATACCAGCTGATGTTTGCTGATGAGATGACTTAGCCTATCATTTGGGGTCAAAGTGGTACCAACGGCCAGCACGCATTTTACCAATTGATACATCAAGGCACCAAGCTCATCCCTTGGCAAGTACACTTGCTTTAATGAATGAAGATAATGGCTAACCTCTATATAGTGACTTCCTTGCCCCTGTAGAAACTCTTAACCCTATCTCCGGCGGCAAACATCATGAAATTCTCCTTTCTAATTTCTTTGCTCAGCCGGAGTAAGTCTATCTACTTCCATAAGAAGGGAATTCGCTAATCGCCCAACAGAGCTCTTGCCTTTGGTAAGACTGAAGAACAGGTCATCCAGGAGCTCGGTTCCGAGCAATCCAAGAACAGTGCCCTCGTCAAGTCTAAAATCTTTGAAGGCAACAAGCCTACCAACTCTATCATGTTCCAAAAACTCACTCCCTCCACTCTTGGTGCTCTTATTGCTCTTTACGAACATAAGATCCATGTTCAGGGCGCGATCTGGGGTATCAATTCCTATGACCAAATGGGTGTTGAGCTCGGCAAAGTCTTGGCCAAGGCTATATTGAAACAACTTGGAAGTGAAAAAGATGTGCAGGGCCACGATTCTTCCGTGAGTCAAACATTCCCCATGCACGTGTGAGATATGTTGCTGACCCACTGGGCTCAAGACCACCGGTCTCATCCACTGGTATCagaaaaatagaaaataGGGTCATCAGTTAATGGGAATGTAGGTTGACACACAGAAGTAGTGGTAACAGTAAATCTTCTTTAACGAGCAGAACTTGAAATGGAGAAAGTGCAATGTTGTGCATAGTGTGGCAGTGGAATGGAATAACAAGGGGcatttttgaaagaaataTATAAAATCCTGTAGGGTATAAGTGCAAAACTCAAAACTAAACTATAAGCAAGGGATTATAAGGCTGGTAAATTTTGACTATTAATCAGTAttatctatcttttcttgtgtttctttcttttcgGTAGCAGCATCCGACAACAATCCAGTATTACGAATAGCCCCAAAGACATCCCACAAGGTCTTTCTCCCAccgccttttccttcttccgTCACTccgttttcttctctgtcatGCCTTCCTGTCGTCGCGGAGGCTGCCACTGCTCTTGCACTCCCGCTTGTCATCGCTGTCGCCGGAAAGACCTCTCCAGCGACATCGCCACTATCGGCAGATTTATAAGCCTTGTGTCCGCTAAGTGAGCTAATAGCCCTCGGTCGGTTACGTCTGGCTTTACCACCTGTACCGCCTAGAGCATAGGACCACGCGCTGTTTGGTGTGCCTGGAACGGCTGCTCCTGTTCCAGCACCAAACGTAGCATTGCTCCTCACCGTCGAGATTGTAAGGtttctcctccttcctAACAACCCTGCAGACATTGAAGCCGAGTCAAGGCGGCTGGAAGAAGGTGGAACAGGCATTGCATCCCTTGCATCTGCCCTAGCCAAGCCACTTGCGGCTGTGTTGGCATTCAAAATCGAAAGTGCAGATCCCAGGATGGGAATAGAAGTTTGCGGAGGGGAACTTGCATGAACAGTAACTGAACTTCCACTTCTGGATCGCCCACTCTGAAACAAAGGCGCACTTTGCGGCGCCGTGAGAGTGTCATCCTTGGCATGCTGAGACGAAGCAATAGTCAATGAAGAGAGgttttgagaagaggacAGGATGATGGGCATGTCGGAACAGTTGGCCGTGAGGGGTGGTCTGGAAAGGATAGAAGATGTTCGGGAGCGTGCGCGTGTGCGTTGCAGTGGTGGTATTGGCGTATTCGTAGTGGTGAGAGCAGAGAAATCGTGGGCAGAATGAGAAGACAACTGGGGTGGAACGagttcatcttcttcttgtaTTGTCGGTACGGCATCCCCAACTGCGGTGCCATCTGTTCCATTTCCGGTAaccacctcttcctcatcatatTCGATAACCAACAAGTGTCTCTCTGCTTGACTACCTAGAGCAAGTGATGCGATTACTGGATTGGTTACCCAACCAAGCATTGCGCCATAAACGCATTTAATCACCATAGGTGCCCATTTCCACCCAGTCTCTACCATGTTGTCGTGCCCATAGATAGGTCCCAAGACAATGATGAATATGATCCAAAGAGGTAAACCAAAGAAAACACCTATAGCTGCACCTTGAGCGGCGGTGAGAAGCGCTTTGAAGAGGAACAGTTTTGGACGGAATGGAGACAAGAGAATATTGGCCTCTGTGCCTTCAAACATAAATCTCAAAAGCATCTTTGGATGGTATGTCCAGCTTTTTCCACCTGCATATTCTGAAGAAGCTGTCGAGAGAGAAAGACTAGTATCctccttttcaatttctgcCTCAGGCTTGCGCTTGTGCTTGAAAAAATTATCGATCAACTCTTTTGGGTCCGGTAAATGCTCGACGTGAGGCCAGACGAATGGCAACGGCTTAACGATGTTATGATGCAAATCTGTATGCACCAGGGTGGAAGTAATGAGCATTGAAGCGAGACATTGGATGACAGGAGTAACACCTAAGTCACCTGCAACAGTGTTCTTGGCCAAGACCCACATCTAGAGGGACGGGTCAGATGAGAACCTTGCGAATAATGAATTTTTGACAAAGGGAGACAGAACGAACCTTGATGTCTTTCTGATTATGGTACACTATATATCGTTAGCAAGTCACAAACATCTTGAAAGAAAACCTAGACCCACTTGCATAGGCTACACCAAAATTGGCAGCACCATCAATCACCTATGGCAGTCTCGAGGATCAGCTTTTCGCCAGTGGTCATGCATATGCACTCACTCCTGCTCCCAAGCCTTGCAGAAACAGTAGATAGAACCATTGTCTGCCGGTTAATGGTAACGGAAATGGGCGAAAAAGTGATTTCATTAAAAGGTTGTAAAAATACTTTTGTAGtaatgaagaaatgaaaaataaatattATCGACGCATCTTTaatctcttgttttctgGATAACCACGTGGCATAACATCTTATCTTAACTGGGGTGTTTATATAAATTTGATATTGTTGGGTGGCGAATtccattcttttgtttttttatAAGTAACGCTTACAAGTCGTTTTATAATAtttaaaataaataaagaatATTAGTAAGCATACAAAAGgtatataaagaaaagacagaatTGTCTTATTTCATCAACCCAACCATAGCCATGACAATTTCCTCCGCGAGCTCCAGGTCAGAGATGATGTTTCTTGGCAAGGAATGTAATCATGATGCCTGCTATCTACACgattttcttccattcgACGTAAGTGGTATTTAGCTTGGGTAATCATAACTAATGATGCTGTCAGTGCCCTGCATGCCATCTTGCGTTCTGCCAACCTCACTTTTTGCCCTCACAGCATGCTTGTACGGCACCTCTTCCACCATCCATGGTTGACCGAATAGCACCTCAGTGCCCTATGTGCAATGAGATTGTACCTTATCCAAAGAGTATGAATCCTAATGAAGCTGTGGAACGGCATATCTTGTCAGGGACTTGTATTGGATTTCAAGGAGGTGAGGAGCGTAAGAAGGCCGAGgcgaagagaagaagagatgctgGAGAGATTTgttggagaaagaattgtCAGAAAGTGATTGTTGCGAAAATGGTTTGCGAAGTGAGTTTCAAGACTGACAATGGCGTCGTAAGCTCACATGGGATGATTAGTCATGCCAACATGTTTTTTGCCCTACACACCGTTATGCGACCGCACATGCGTGCAATACACCTTCACCGTCAgcatcctcttcaagaaTAATCGCCCTTCAGCCTCCAGACGCATCAAATGCAACGGAAAAATATGGACTGTCTCGCCTTATACCAACGTCTATACATCTACCTGTTATCAACTCCAAATTATCCCTGCCTCAAAAGCTCGCTCCGCCTTCGTCGAATACTCCGACAGTGTCCAGCACATCACTTACAAATCCGGACACGCCAATACAAAAATTGGATGCGAGGGCAGCGGCTGCAGCAGCAGCGATGAAGCGGGCTGGAAAAGAT
Proteins encoded in this region:
- a CDS encoding glucose-6-phosphate isomerase gives rise to the protein MSGKPASQLQAWKKLESLHSSKASKLVLKELFAADPKRFSNLSKSFTSSAPNVSILLDYSKNLVDDEVLSTLFDLAREANVESFRDEMFAGKHINTSEGRAVLHVALRNPPADKGGFKISEAGVDEVHSVLAHMKEFSNAVRSGAWKGYTGKAIDTIVNIGIGGSDLGPVMVCEALKYYSKRDLKTYFVSNIDGTDMAEVLKICNRESTLFIVASKTFTTQETITNAESAKSWFLEEAKDKAHVAKHFVALSTNTKGVTEFGISEANMFQFWDWVGGRYSLWSAIGLSICLAIGYDNFQELLNGAHAMDKHFKETKLEENLPVILALIGIWYNDFYGSQTQALLPYDQYLKKFADYFQQGDMESNGKSVTKDGSRVNYETGPIIWGQSGTNGQHAFYQLIHQGTKLIPCDFLAPVETLNPISGGKHHEILLSNFFAQPEALAFGKTEEQVIQELGSEQSKNSALVKSKIFEGNKPTNSIMFQKLTPSTLGALIALYEHKIHVQGAIWGINSYDQMGVELGKVLAKAILKQLGSEKDVQGHDSSTTGLIHWYQKNRK